The Faecalibacterium prausnitzii genome includes a window with the following:
- a CDS encoding transglutaminase-like domain-containing protein, giving the protein MKNWNETFRSLNVGLPDDVERLKAAGYYQEAIERIDAYLAEDWTVTQNSPRSQGAEPVGEELPQNPTPHGVEALRDAMLAQREMMRRIPAEYCYTEDEAVARMQGMVRDFTREEFRLLVKEGRVDWRFVEGEKHYLDRFAETLLATRADLAARQIDPPAPGTSAREFRNRQHEQMERDGQASARITLKTSVGMSDEAFAAALAEAKAEGRNSVHVRAWLPIPAACLSQSEIELLDCTEPPARIADENAPQRTVFWETDLTENRRFGVEYRYRTTAVYTNPMDIRPDAQQPTFDTGEEAPHIVFTPYLRALAHQLTDGITDPAEKAKRIYDYVTLNVRYHYQPAYFVQECLPDQCARNRRGDCGIMALTFITLCRLVGIPAQWQSGLSVSLTGVGCHDWAMFYIAPKGWMYADCSFGASMARQGDERMRRHYFGSLDTGRMVANRAFEAPFDPPMTGFRSDPYDNQSGECEVDGVGLYGDALDTRKELVNYELL; this is encoded by the coding sequence ATGAAGAACTGGAACGAGACGTTCCGCAGCCTGAATGTGGGCCTGCCGGACGATGTGGAGCGGCTGAAAGCCGCCGGGTATTATCAGGAGGCCATCGAGCGGATCGACGCCTATCTGGCCGAGGACTGGACGGTGACTCAGAACAGCCCCCGCAGCCAGGGCGCGGAACCGGTGGGAGAGGAGCTGCCCCAGAACCCCACGCCCCACGGTGTGGAGGCCCTGCGGGACGCGATGCTGGCCCAGCGGGAGATGATGCGCCGCATCCCGGCAGAATACTGCTACACCGAGGACGAAGCCGTGGCCCGGATGCAGGGAATGGTGCGGGACTTCACGCGTGAGGAGTTCCGGCTTCTCGTGAAGGAGGGCCGGGTGGACTGGCGGTTCGTGGAAGGGGAGAAGCACTACCTCGACCGCTTTGCCGAAACGCTGCTGGCGACCCGTGCCGACCTCGCCGCCCGCCAGATCGACCCGCCTGCCCCCGGCACTTCGGCGCGGGAGTTCCGCAACCGCCAGCATGAGCAGATGGAGCGGGACGGCCAGGCAAGCGCCCGTATCACCCTGAAGACCAGCGTTGGCATGTCGGACGAAGCCTTTGCCGCTGCACTGGCCGAGGCGAAGGCGGAGGGGCGGAACAGTGTGCATGTCCGCGCCTGGCTGCCCATCCCGGCCGCCTGCCTTTCCCAGAGCGAGATCGAGCTGCTGGACTGCACCGAGCCGCCTGCCCGCATCGCGGACGAGAACGCGCCCCAGCGGACGGTCTTCTGGGAGACAGACCTCACCGAGAACCGCCGCTTCGGGGTGGAGTACCGCTACCGGACCACGGCCGTCTACACAAATCCGATGGACATCCGGCCGGATGCACAGCAGCCGACCTTTGACACCGGCGAGGAAGCGCCGCACATCGTCTTCACGCCCTATCTGCGGGCGCTGGCCCACCAGCTGACCGACGGCATCACCGACCCGGCGGAAAAGGCAAAACGCATCTACGATTACGTCACCTTGAACGTGCGCTACCACTATCAGCCCGCCTACTTTGTGCAGGAGTGCCTGCCCGACCAGTGCGCCCGGAACCGCCGGGGCGACTGCGGCATCATGGCGCTGACCTTCATCACCCTCTGCCGTCTGGTGGGCATCCCGGCCCAGTGGCAGAGCGGCCTGTCCGTCTCGCTCACAGGTGTGGGCTGCCACGACTGGGCGATGTTCTACATCGCGCCCAAGGGCTGGATGTATGCGGACTGCTCGTTCGGCGCGTCGATGGCGCGGCAGGGCGATGAGAGGATGCGCCGCCACTACTTTGGCAGTCTGGACACCGGGCGGATGGTGGCGAACCGCGCCTTTGAGGCCCCCTTCGACCCACCCATGACCGGCTTCCGCTCCGACCCCTACGACAACCAGTCCGGCGAATGCGAGGTGGACGGCGTGGGCCTGTATGGCGATGCCCTTGACACCCGCAAGGAACTTGTGAACTACGAATTACTGTAA
- the rmuC gene encoding DNA recombination protein RmuC has translation MEYLAGLYTLLLVAICLELAVVLWRTGKKQGSVPDHDELKRWMQQQLDAQAKEFAARQSALAEQNHTALRSVSETLQTAVQNMSTTLAQGQDSQQQLLERRLRSLEASNTQKLEELRRSIAESMTALQAENNRKLDEIRHTVDEQLQDTLQKRVSESFKAVNEQLEQVYKGLGEMQNLAADVGGLKQVLSGVKTRGILGEIQLGAILEEILAPEQYETNVATIPGSSQRVEYAVKMPGVDGSTVWLPIDSKFPGDTYAHLQDAQASGDAQAVENARHALELVLRSEAKDIREKYVEPPYTTTFGILFLPFEGLYAEVVNAGLLEVLQRDYQVNVAGPSTMAALLNSLQMGFKTLAIQKRSGEVWQLLGAVKTEFDKFGQGLSKMQQRLRQTDEELDNLIGVRSRAISRKLRSVQSLDEAAAATLLELDAPLRPLSGGQLPQSGSQWQDGEL, from the coding sequence ATGGAATATCTGGCAGGACTTTACACCCTTCTGCTGGTCGCCATCTGCCTGGAACTGGCCGTGGTGCTCTGGCGCACCGGCAAAAAGCAGGGCAGCGTACCGGATCACGACGAGCTCAAGCGCTGGATGCAGCAGCAGCTGGATGCGCAGGCTAAGGAGTTTGCGGCCAGGCAGTCGGCCCTCGCCGAGCAGAATCACACCGCCCTGCGCAGCGTCAGTGAGACGCTGCAGACTGCGGTGCAGAACATGAGCACGACGCTGGCACAGGGGCAGGACAGCCAGCAGCAGCTTCTGGAACGCCGTCTGCGTTCGCTGGAAGCATCCAACACCCAGAAGCTGGAAGAGCTGCGCCGGAGCATAGCCGAGAGCATGACCGCCCTGCAGGCCGAGAACAACCGCAAACTGGATGAGATCCGCCACACCGTCGATGAACAGTTGCAGGATACCCTGCAAAAGCGGGTGAGCGAGAGCTTCAAGGCCGTCAACGAGCAGCTGGAACAGGTGTATAAGGGGCTGGGCGAGATGCAGAATCTTGCCGCCGACGTCGGCGGGCTGAAGCAGGTGCTCTCCGGCGTCAAGACTCGCGGCATCCTCGGCGAGATCCAGCTGGGGGCCATTCTGGAAGAGATCCTTGCCCCGGAACAGTACGAGACCAACGTGGCCACCATCCCCGGCAGCAGCCAGCGGGTGGAATATGCCGTCAAGATGCCGGGCGTGGACGGCAGCACGGTCTGGCTGCCCATCGACTCGAAATTCCCCGGCGACACCTACGCCCATTTGCAGGATGCACAGGCTTCCGGCGATGCGCAGGCGGTGGAGAATGCCCGCCACGCGCTGGAGCTTGTGCTGCGCAGCGAGGCAAAGGACATCCGCGAAAAGTACGTGGAACCGCCCTATACGACGACGTTCGGCATCCTGTTCCTGCCGTTTGAGGGCCTGTATGCCGAGGTGGTCAATGCTGGATTGCTGGAAGTGCTGCAGCGGGACTATCAGGTGAATGTGGCCGGCCCAAGCACTATGGCGGCCCTGCTGAACAGTTTGCAGATGGGCTTCAAGACGCTGGCGATCCAGAAGCGGTCGGGTGAGGTCTGGCAGCTGCTCGGTGCCGTGAAGACCGAGTTCGACAAGTTCGGGCAGGGGCTCTCCAAAATGCAGCAGCGCCTCCGCCAGACCGACGAAGAGCTTGACAACCTCATCGGGGTGCGCAGCCGCGCCATCAGCCGGAAACTGCGCAGCGTCCAGAGCCTCGATGAGGCCGCAGCGGCCACCCTGCTGGAGCTGGACGCTCCGCTCCGTCCGCTTTCCGGCGGGCAGCTCCCCCAGAGCGGGAGCCAGTGGCAGGACGGCGAACTCTGA
- a CDS encoding helix-turn-helix transcriptional regulator, giving the protein MDELQIERQQMQTELSRLADVCRNESVPDAFQTFVAGIPTLTKTERRIFDGYAAGLRSREIVEQLDIKDSTLRFHNKNIYDKLGVSSLKQLQQFVAILNSGSGSAPDSAPDEKRPSKQYFRLYGCE; this is encoded by the coding sequence ATGGACGAGCTGCAGATAGAGCGCCAGCAGATGCAGACCGAGCTTTCCCGGCTGGCAGACGTGTGCCGCAACGAGTCGGTGCCCGATGCCTTCCAGACCTTCGTGGCGGGCATCCCCACCCTGACCAAGACCGAACGCCGCATCTTTGACGGCTACGCCGCCGGGCTGCGCTCCAGGGAGATCGTGGAGCAGCTGGACATCAAGGACAGCACCCTGCGCTTCCACAACAAGAACATCTACGACAAACTGGGTGTCAGCTCCCTCAAGCAGCTGCAGCAGTTCGTGGCGATCCTGAACTCCGGCAGCGGCAGCGCCCCGGACTCCGCCCCGGACGAAAAGCGACCCAGCAAGCAATATTTTCGTCTATACGGGTGCGAGTAA
- a CDS encoding calcium/sodium antiporter, whose translation MLIPVLLFIVGLLCLIKGGDWFVDGATGIARRFHVPELLIGATVVSIGTTLPEVMVSTTSALTGHGEIAYGNAIGSVICNAALIAAITIAVRPGKVDPKSLRTPVAFFFVAAAFYAGVAYTTGSFTRPVGLILLAMFVAYIVCNVLAMKNAPAPEEEEQAEEGSFAKELGLLAIGAVLIAVGADLLVDNGTLIAQALGVPESVIALTFVALGTSLPELVTAITSLAKGHGALSLGNVIGANVFNLVLVSGVSVTLAPFSIPQNSTIAGMNASLVMDIPVMFAVMLLLTLPALIKGKLSRPQGIALLCIYAAFCAVQFSI comes from the coding sequence ATGCTGATCCCTGTTCTGTTATTTATCGTGGGTCTGCTGTGCCTGATCAAGGGCGGCGACTGGTTTGTGGACGGTGCCACCGGCATCGCCCGCCGCTTCCATGTGCCGGAGCTGCTCATCGGTGCCACGGTGGTGTCCATCGGTACCACCCTGCCGGAGGTCATGGTGTCCACCACCTCTGCCCTCACCGGTCACGGCGAGATCGCCTACGGCAACGCCATCGGCTCGGTCATCTGCAACGCTGCACTGATCGCCGCCATCACCATTGCGGTGCGCCCGGGCAAGGTTGACCCCAAGAGCCTGCGCACCCCGGTGGCCTTCTTCTTTGTGGCTGCCGCTTTCTATGCCGGTGTGGCCTACACCACCGGATCCTTCACTCGCCCGGTGGGCCTGATCCTGCTGGCCATGTTCGTGGCTTACATCGTGTGCAACGTGCTGGCTATGAAAAATGCCCCCGCCCCGGAAGAGGAAGAGCAGGCTGAGGAAGGCTCCTTTGCCAAGGAGTTGGGGCTGCTGGCCATCGGCGCAGTGCTCATTGCTGTGGGCGCTGACCTGCTGGTGGACAACGGCACCCTCATCGCACAGGCGCTGGGCGTGCCGGAGTCGGTCATTGCGCTGACCTTTGTGGCACTGGGCACCTCGCTACCGGAGCTGGTCACCGCCATCACCTCGCTGGCCAAGGGTCACGGCGCGCTGTCGCTGGGCAACGTCATCGGTGCAAACGTGTTCAATCTAGTGCTGGTCAGCGGCGTGTCTGTCACGCTGGCACCCTTCAGCATCCCGCAGAACTCCACCATCGCAGGCATGAACGCCTCGCTGGTGATGGATATCCCGGTCATGTTTGCCGTGATGCTGCTGCTCACCCTGCCCGCTCTGATCAAGGGCAAGCTGAGCCGCCCGCAGGGCATTGCACTGCTGTGCATCTATGCCGCCTTCTGCGCCGTGCAGTTCAGCATCTGA
- the bilR gene encoding bilirubin reductase, long form, producing the protein MQNVILQPIEVGGQTFKNRIMFPPLTTGYEKNGMISEQDMGFYTRLAKGGVGYIVLGDVAPINSFSPTPKLFDDSQIPAFKALADSVHAYGTKLGVQLFHPEYDVDAINSLFMQKKFDEMRQRLHHDMMFFTDEVSEEMLMAIIDKMCACAVRAQKAGVDVIQIHGDRLNGCLCSTRMNHRTDKFGGSLENRVRFARMLTRAIRKAVPDMVIDYKLSIVTPQRGKGGIDEADAVQFAQWLVEDGVDMFHVAQANHTGNMADTIPPMGVQPYGFFVKIAGDIKKAVHVPVSAVGRIVDAEMAARVIESGMADIVAMGRPLLADPDWGTKIAAGKACDIRRCISCNKGCTDAIQNRQFLSCVLNAENGYENTRSIQPAAQKKKIAVLGGGPAGLEAARVAALRGHDVTLFEKTTTLGGQLNIACVPPRKEEMRRAAQDLIHAVCNAGVHLCMGQTRTAEQLKDAGFEAVINAVGAHSAAPRIPGIDSVNVADAWKVLAGEQQVYGTVAVIGGGMVGCETAEYLAARGCKVSVIEMMDKIAAGESTTILPTLLENYKTYGVEQYPSHKVKEFRMDAVVCENKDGAEVTIPCDYIVLAMGARSNEFDAAALEAASIPVYSIGDAAGKAADISNAIRTGYDTACQL; encoded by the coding sequence ATGCAAAACGTGATTCTGCAGCCCATCGAGGTGGGCGGACAGACCTTTAAGAACCGCATCATGTTCCCCCCGCTGACCACCGGCTACGAGAAAAACGGCATGATCAGCGAGCAGGACATGGGCTTCTACACCCGTCTGGCAAAGGGCGGTGTGGGTTACATCGTTCTGGGCGATGTGGCACCCATCAACAGCTTTTCTCCCACCCCCAAGCTGTTTGACGACAGCCAGATCCCTGCCTTCAAGGCACTGGCCGACAGCGTACACGCCTACGGCACCAAGCTGGGCGTCCAGCTCTTCCACCCGGAGTACGACGTAGACGCCATCAACAGTCTGTTTATGCAGAAAAAGTTTGATGAGATGCGTCAGCGCCTGCATCACGACATGATGTTCTTCACCGATGAGGTCAGCGAGGAGATGCTGATGGCCATCATCGATAAGATGTGCGCCTGCGCAGTGCGTGCACAGAAGGCCGGTGTGGACGTCATCCAGATCCACGGCGACCGCCTGAACGGCTGCCTGTGCTCCACCCGCATGAACCACCGCACCGATAAGTTCGGCGGCAGTCTGGAGAACCGCGTCCGCTTTGCCCGCATGCTGACCCGCGCCATCCGCAAGGCTGTGCCGGATATGGTCATCGACTACAAGCTGTCCATCGTCACCCCGCAGCGCGGCAAGGGCGGCATTGACGAAGCCGACGCCGTGCAGTTTGCCCAGTGGCTGGTAGAGGACGGCGTGGATATGTTCCACGTTGCGCAGGCCAACCACACCGGCAACATGGCCGACACCATTCCTCCCATGGGCGTACAGCCCTACGGCTTCTTCGTCAAAATCGCCGGGGACATCAAAAAGGCCGTCCATGTGCCGGTCAGCGCCGTGGGTCGTATCGTGGATGCCGAAATGGCTGCGCGTGTCATCGAGAGCGGCATGGCCGACATAGTTGCCATGGGTCGCCCGCTGCTGGCAGACCCCGACTGGGGCACCAAGATCGCTGCCGGGAAGGCCTGCGATATCCGCCGCTGCATCAGCTGCAACAAGGGCTGCACCGATGCCATCCAGAACCGTCAGTTCCTCTCCTGCGTGCTGAACGCGGAGAACGGCTACGAGAACACCCGCAGCATCCAGCCCGCAGCGCAGAAAAAGAAGATCGCCGTCCTCGGCGGCGGCCCTGCCGGTCTGGAAGCCGCCCGTGTGGCAGCACTGCGCGGCCATGACGTGACCCTGTTTGAAAAGACCACCACTCTGGGCGGCCAGCTGAACATTGCCTGCGTACCTCCCCGCAAGGAGGAGATGCGCCGCGCCGCACAGGACCTGATCCACGCGGTCTGCAACGCCGGTGTGCACCTGTGCATGGGTCAGACCCGCACCGCAGAGCAGCTGAAGGATGCCGGTTTCGAGGCCGTCATCAACGCTGTGGGCGCACACAGCGCCGCACCCCGCATCCCCGGCATCGACAGCGTGAACGTGGCCGATGCATGGAAGGTTCTGGCCGGTGAGCAGCAGGTGTACGGCACGGTTGCCGTCATCGGCGGCGGCATGGTGGGCTGCGAGACCGCAGAGTATCTGGCTGCCCGCGGCTGCAAGGTGTCCGTTATCGAGATGATGGACAAGATCGCCGCAGGCGAGAGCACTACCATTCTGCCCACCCTGCTGGAAAACTATAAGACCTACGGCGTGGAGCAGTACCCCAGCCACAAGGTCAAGGAGTTCCGCATGGACGCCGTCGTCTGCGAGAACAAGGACGGCGCAGAGGTGACCATCCCCTGCGATTACATCGTGCTGGCTATGGGCGCACGCTCCAACGAATTTGACGCTGCTGCGCTGGAAGCTGCCAGCATCCCGGTGTATTCCATTGGCGATGCCGCCGGCAAGGCTGCGGATATCTCCAACGCCATCCGCACCGGCTACGATACCGCCTGCCAGCTGTAA
- a CDS encoding alpha/beta hydrolase family protein, translating to MKILQVQFKNRNGHTLRGIVTLPDTEGKVPFVVHLHGFAGSCSGYKSMYTHLSRALAAQGIGSARFDFYGNGESDGEFEDMSFDGLHTDAQDIFAWAAEQPYVDSEKLFLSGQSMGGYIAASCAPVIQPHGLILLCPGAGMWFGCAQRADGIMQTGKDYADMEGLCYKMAFNYEMAKHPDPFTEAKGYNGPVLLLRADDDRLVDEGTCNRYAQVYTAPDVDTIAGGGHNFATLAARAAVEEKTAAFIKANL from the coding sequence ATGAAGATCTTACAGGTTCAGTTTAAAAACCGCAATGGCCACACCCTGCGCGGCATCGTGACCCTGCCCGACACCGAGGGCAAGGTACCCTTTGTGGTGCATCTGCACGGCTTTGCCGGCAGCTGCAGCGGCTACAAGTCCATGTACACCCATCTGTCCCGCGCTCTGGCAGCGCAGGGCATCGGCAGCGCCCGGTTCGATTTCTACGGCAACGGCGAGAGCGACGGCGAGTTCGAGGATATGAGCTTTGACGGCTTGCACACCGATGCACAGGATATCTTTGCATGGGCCGCTGAACAGCCCTATGTGGACAGCGAAAAGCTGTTCCTCTCCGGCCAGAGCATGGGCGGCTACATTGCCGCCTCCTGCGCACCGGTCATCCAGCCCCACGGCCTGATTTTGCTGTGCCCGGGCGCCGGGATGTGGTTCGGCTGCGCCCAGCGCGCCGACGGCATTATGCAGACCGGCAAGGACTACGCCGACATGGAGGGTCTGTGCTACAAGATGGCCTTTAACTACGAGATGGCAAAGCACCCCGACCCCTTTACCGAGGCCAAGGGCTACAACGGCCCGGTGCTGCTGCTGCGCGCCGACGATGACCGTCTGGTGGACGAGGGCACCTGCAACCGTTACGCACAGGTGTACACCGCACCCGATGTGGACACCATTGCAGGCGGCGGCCACAACTTTGCCACGCTGGCAGCCCGTGCCGCCGTGGAGGAAAAGACCGCAGCATTCATCAAAGCAAATCTGTAA
- a CDS encoding MFS transporter, with translation MDQKKTIRPFSMKDKIGYTLGDLGCCFTEQYRAMYLSIFYTLILQVNPFHVGILLLITKIWDAVNDPIIGAIVDSRKATKGGKFIPWIRAFSFPMAVLCILGFVNVGNINYGLRLAYMFVTYVLYEALYTCVNVPFGTLSSVMTDDVSQRTALSRYRSLGGTIFMTVMVMVGPLFLYVNNQPVAGRFLMLACICAMLGLLCLQITCVWCKERVEVPERPQGEKLNYLHVLKEISHNKALLGVMFFSLTGMIGASVVNGLNTYLYKDFFGNVKIQAVSGMLSVLYAVLSFAITQPLANKLGKKEWCCMGAGFAAIVFGILFFFPVHNPVIFIVINGICYLGASGMQVLIWAMVNDAIDYHELQTGERNEGIVYSTYSFFRKLASAISGSLSSFVLGAIGYNVTAGAVQTAGVVNAIWKSYTGVYFLGYGIAVAILFFVYPLTKQKTAEMLTELKARRAAKESK, from the coding sequence ATGGACCAGAAAAAGACCATCCGACCCTTCTCCATGAAGGACAAGATCGGCTATACGCTGGGCGATCTGGGCTGCTGCTTCACCGAGCAGTACCGCGCCATGTATCTGTCGATCTTCTACACCCTGATCCTGCAGGTCAACCCCTTCCACGTGGGTATCCTGCTGCTGATCACCAAGATCTGGGACGCCGTGAATGACCCCATCATCGGTGCCATCGTGGACTCCCGCAAGGCCACCAAGGGCGGCAAGTTCATCCCGTGGATCCGCGCCTTCTCCTTCCCCATGGCAGTGCTGTGCATCCTTGGCTTTGTCAATGTAGGCAATATCAACTACGGCCTGCGTCTGGCCTACATGTTCGTCACCTACGTTCTGTACGAGGCGCTGTACACCTGCGTCAACGTGCCCTTCGGTACTCTGTCCAGCGTGATGACCGATGATGTCAGCCAGCGCACCGCACTGTCCCGCTACCGCAGCCTTGGCGGCACCATCTTCATGACCGTTATGGTCATGGTCGGCCCCCTGTTCCTGTATGTGAACAACCAGCCCGTGGCTGGCCGCTTCCTGATGCTGGCCTGCATCTGCGCTATGCTGGGTCTGCTGTGCCTGCAGATCACCTGCGTATGGTGCAAGGAGCGCGTGGAAGTGCCTGAGCGTCCGCAGGGAGAAAAGCTGAACTACCTGCATGTGCTCAAGGAGATCTCTCACAATAAGGCTCTGCTGGGCGTTATGTTCTTCAGCCTGACCGGCATGATCGGTGCTTCCGTGGTCAACGGTCTGAACACCTACCTGTATAAGGACTTCTTCGGCAACGTTAAAATTCAGGCTGTCTCCGGTATGCTGAGCGTGCTGTACGCTGTGCTGTCCTTTGCCATCACCCAGCCTCTGGCCAACAAGCTCGGCAAGAAGGAGTGGTGCTGCATGGGCGCTGGCTTTGCCGCCATCGTGTTCGGCATCCTGTTCTTCTTCCCCGTCCACAACCCTGTGATCTTCATCGTCATCAACGGTATCTGCTATCTGGGCGCTTCCGGCATGCAGGTGCTGATCTGGGCTATGGTCAACGACGCCATCGACTACCACGAGCTGCAGACCGGCGAGCGCAACGAGGGCATCGTTTACTCCACCTACTCCTTCTTCCGCAAGCTTGCAAGCGCCATTTCCGGCAGCCTGTCCAGCTTTGTGCTGGGTGCCATCGGCTACAACGTTACCGCAGGCGCTGTGCAGACCGCAGGCGTTGTGAACGCCATCTGGAAGAGCTACACCGGCGTCTACTTCCTGGGCTACGGCATTGCAGTTGCCATCCTGTTCTTCGTCTACCCCCTGACCAAGCAGAAGACTGCTGAGATGCTGACCGAGCTGAAGGCTCGCCGCGCCGCAAAGGAGAGCAAGTAA
- a CDS encoding helix-turn-helix domain-containing protein produces MNYTAKRYLFEQSAVREFYSGAYYDLFLVMRGSGVFRCSEVVLPAQQQNLIIFKPGQGGRLEYAGAYGPLELIRVQLSPQTLAQLSDADTDLEKSFNVVPFRQVAVRPDSQIYMLLKNLARKLLMLPQERTQFGAAVFEHGILQMFVVLALRACIHAEFHTASVSRHHLMLDEVFLFIQAHLTEELTLERLEKEFFVSREHIAREFKRQTGQTVHRYIVKARLDRCCTLIEQGLPITEVYKTSGFGGYNHFFRAFKKEYGMTPKEYFHTTRQDARG; encoded by the coding sequence GTGAATTATACAGCCAAGCGTTATCTTTTTGAGCAGAGCGCCGTCCGGGAATTTTATTCCGGCGCGTATTATGATTTGTTTCTGGTCATGCGGGGCAGCGGTGTGTTCCGGTGCAGCGAGGTGGTGCTGCCCGCACAGCAGCAGAATCTCATCATCTTCAAGCCCGGTCAGGGCGGCAGACTGGAATACGCCGGTGCTTACGGCCCGCTGGAACTTATTCGGGTGCAGCTGTCCCCCCAGACGCTGGCGCAGCTTTCGGACGCAGATACCGACCTTGAAAAAAGCTTCAACGTGGTGCCCTTCCGGCAGGTGGCTGTGCGCCCGGATAGCCAGATCTATATGCTGCTGAAAAACCTTGCCCGGAAGCTGCTGATGCTCCCGCAGGAGCGCACCCAGTTCGGTGCAGCGGTGTTCGAGCACGGTATTTTGCAAATGTTTGTGGTGCTGGCGCTGCGTGCCTGCATCCATGCGGAGTTCCACACCGCATCGGTCAGCCGCCACCACCTGATGTTGGACGAGGTGTTTTTGTTTATTCAGGCGCACCTGACCGAGGAACTGACGCTGGAGCGGCTGGAAAAGGAGTTTTTCGTCTCCCGGGAACATATTGCCAGGGAATTCAAACGCCAGACCGGGCAGACGGTGCACCGCTATATCGTAAAGGCGCGGTTAGACCGCTGCTGCACCCTCATCGAGCAGGGGCTGCCCATCACCGAGGTGTACAAGACCAGCGGCTTTGGCGGTTACAACCACTTTTTCCGCGCCTTTAAAAAGGAGTACGGCATGACCCCCAAGGAGTACTTCCACACCACCCGGCAGGACGCCCGGGGATGA
- a CDS encoding antitoxin VbhA family protein, translated as MSVKYTTPAQHKSNLRNVYGTFAIEGMTISKDTRSNLDRIGSGQASYQQVVNELRAKYAKKG; from the coding sequence ATGAGTGTCAAGTATACTACCCCTGCCCAGCACAAGAGCAACCTCCGCAATGTGTATGGAACCTTTGCCATTGAGGGAATGACCATCAGCAAAGATACACGCAGCAACCTTGATCGCATTGGCAGCGGTCAAGCCAGCTATCAGCAGGTCGTGAACGAACTGCGCGCAAAGTACGCGAAGAAGGGCTGA